The following are encoded in a window of Corythoichthys intestinalis isolate RoL2023-P3 chromosome 8, ASM3026506v1, whole genome shotgun sequence genomic DNA:
- the LOC130919909 gene encoding H/ACA ribonucleoprotein complex non-core subunit NAF1-like — protein sequence MDISPTTREGPPAAIPALVARSNMKGFGVEVSEDSDSDSSSSGSSVSSTTVFESIADDECLSQPIPFKTKDEILLEDLPAVEELTVSLPDDVEIMPAGEISSIIKQLVIIQSLKNSPPLTDDSIIFRSDRLALGKVFEVFGPVSRPLYILRFNSPDELSSKGLTLGLMVYYAPDMKEYTGYILLQQLQLFKGSDASWKNDQEPPQEALDYSDDEMEQQAKKNVKKSRKTHNNKDGLRPNSQLPHRMTSKHKGSLFRHHNVNNNQQPYCHSNQPTLHTNVPSEYSAPPTYYPPHPPPPLTFPHYPPPSFFSPSYASHLWPPNCVPFSELPPPPPPPPPPPPPQ from the exons ATGGACATCTCCCCCACCACGAGGGAAG GGCCACCTGCAGCAATACCAGCCTTGGTTGCCAGGAGTAACATGAAGGGCTTTGGTGTTGAAGTTTCTGAAGACTCTGATAG CGACAGCTCCTCTTCAGGCTCCTCTGTTTCATCTACAACTGTGTTTGAAAGTATCGCTGACGATGAGTGTTTAAGCCAACCAATTCCCTTTAAAACGAAAGATGAAATTTTACTTGAG GATTTGCCAGCAGTGGAGGAGCTTACTGTTTCACTACCAGATGATGTCGAAATAATGCCAGCAGGAGAAATATCTAGTATCATAAAGCAGCTTG TAATAATCCAGTCTCTGAAAAACTCTCCTCCTCTGACGGATGACAGCATCATCTTTCGATCTGATCGACTAGCTTTGGGCAAG GTTTTCGAAGTCTTCGGTCCTGTATCTAGGCCACTCTATATCTTGCGTTTTAATTCTCCTGATGAGCTAAGCAGTAAGGGACTGACACTTGGACTGATGGTTTACTACGCACCAGATATGAAGGAGTACACTGGATACATCCTCCTACAACAACTTCAACT TTTCAAAGGCTCAGATGCATCCTGGAAAAATGATCAAGAACCACCACAAGAG GCTTTAGACTATAGCGATGATGAGATGGAGCAGCAAGCAAAAAAGAACGTTAAAAAATCCAGAAAGACACACAACAACAAAG ATGGTCTCCGACCAAACAGTCAGCTGCCTCACCGTATGACATCAAAACATAAAGGATCTCTGTTCAGGCACCACAATGTGAACAACAATCAACAACCTTATTGCCACTCAAATCAACCAACTCTGCACACAAATGTCCCTTCTGAGTACAGTGCTCCTCCCACCTATTATCCACCCCATCCACCACCCCCACTCACCTTCCCTCACTACCCCCCACCATCATTCTTTAGTCCATCATACGCCTCTCATCTCTGGCCACCAAACTGTGTCCCATTCTCAGAACTGCCTCCTCCTccccctcctccgccccctccaCCCCCTCCTCAGTGA